One Balneolaceae bacterium genomic window carries:
- a CDS encoding transposase, translating into MMKITIIWRFIVGIDISKKQLDCYLLDRKTGGGYECQVPNTCEGFEQLASWLADHEADPSQTKLISEHTGRYGEHLLRWTTTNQWAHAVVKTTALNKVGNEHHRKTDAVDAEDLADYGVRYSDEISLTRAPKPAIGQIKRLQAERRAMVDRRAALRSKLTEADIHDADMERLTGMWSQQIALLTEHITEIEARIKELINEDTAIKNRYQMMRSAPGIGKVLGPLWISLFAGQQTLDARKISSRFGFAPHPYQSGSSVKRTDYSSGFGNSEVRRVMHQVALSVKTHYPHYREYYEKKRAEGKEHLLVINNIINKLIRLYCAMWNNRAEYDPDYIQKNKHKWKKSA; encoded by the coding sequence ATGATGAAAATTACAATTATATGGCGTTTTATTGTTGGCATCGATATCTCAAAAAAACAGTTGGACTGCTATTTGTTGGATCGAAAAACCGGCGGAGGCTATGAGTGTCAGGTTCCAAATACCTGCGAGGGATTTGAGCAACTGGCCAGCTGGTTGGCCGATCACGAGGCCGATCCGTCCCAGACAAAGCTCATCAGTGAGCATACCGGACGCTATGGGGAGCATCTGCTGCGGTGGACCACAACCAACCAGTGGGCGCATGCGGTCGTAAAAACCACGGCGCTGAACAAAGTCGGCAACGAGCACCATCGCAAGACCGATGCCGTTGACGCCGAAGACCTGGCAGACTACGGGGTTCGCTACAGCGACGAAATTTCGCTGACGAGGGCCCCAAAACCGGCCATAGGGCAGATAAAGCGCCTTCAGGCCGAACGACGTGCGATGGTGGATCGGCGGGCCGCTTTGAGGAGTAAACTCACCGAAGCCGACATCCACGACGCCGACATGGAGCGTCTTACGGGCATGTGGTCCCAGCAAATCGCCCTGCTCACCGAGCATATCACTGAGATCGAAGCCCGCATCAAAGAGCTGATCAATGAGGACACGGCTATAAAGAATCGGTATCAGATGATGCGCAGCGCACCCGGAATAGGAAAGGTACTGGGACCTTTATGGATAAGCCTGTTCGCTGGCCAGCAGACCCTGGATGCTCGCAAGATTTCTTCCCGCTTCGGGTTTGCTCCACACCCGTACCAATCCGGCAGCTCGGTGAAACGCACCGACTATAGTAGCGGATTTGGCAATTCTGAAGTCAGGCGGGTGATGCATCAAGTAGCCCTGAGCGTCAAAACCCATTACCCGCATTACCGGGAGTATTACGAGAAAAAACGGGCCGAAGGAAAAGAGCATCTGTTGGTGATCAATAATATTATAAATAAATTGATTCGGCTGTACTGCGCCATGTGGAATAACCGCGCAGAATACGATCCCGACTACATTCAAAAAAATAAACACAAATGGAAAAAATCCGCTTAA